DNA sequence from the bacterium genome:
CGATCGCATTTTCGAAGCGCCGCCAGTGTGGGATGTACCGTATGGCCATCTGGGAGGTGTGGCGCAACTACGTGAAGTCTCGTTCGGAGCGTCGCCGGGATGAGACTCCGGCGCAGTACCTGGGGATCACGCAGCGGCGCTACTCGGTTCGAGCATTGCTGGGGCAGCGCTTGTTTGCTTCTCGGATGGATCTTCCGATCTGGTTGAAGCGCTGCTACGAGCGGCGCATTCCGACCCGCAGACTGCCGGGTGGGCAGAGTCACGAACTCTCGTACGCGTACTGAGTCCAGGGAACGGTCCAGATGGCCTGGTCCGAGAAGACCTGCGGACTCGAAAGGCACATTCTTCGGACCACAACTCAAACTGAGTTCAGCGCATGTGCCGCGCATCGGTAAAGATCGCGGCGCAGGTCACGACGACCAGCATCGTCGCGCCGAAAGCGATCAGTGTGGGCAGCAGTCCGAGCCAGGCGCTCCCGAAACCCGCCGCAAGTGCACCGATCGGTGCGGAACCGCTGAAACCGAACTGGTAGACCGCCAGGACCCTTCCGCGCTGGGCGGCGGGGGCCGCCTCCTGAAAGAGCGTGCGACTGCAGTTGATGAAGAAGGCTCCGCACATCCCCCACAGGAAACTCGCGAGCACCATTCCCCAGAAAGGCAGTCCGAGACCGATCGAGGCGAGCGCCAGCGAACCGATCACCAGGGCGCGCAATGCCGCCAGGCCTTTTCGCTGAACTCCACCGCGCATCAGGATCACGAGCGATCCGGCAATGGTTCCGATCGGAAACAGCGAAAGCACGAAGGCGAGTTGCTGCGCGGTTCCCTGGTAGACCTCGCGTACGATCAGTGGAATCAGCACGATGAACGGACCGACGAATAGCATCCCCACCGCCAGGACGAGCAGTAGAGGGAGGCGTAGATTCGGTGTATCCGCGACCAGTCGCAGACCTTCCGCGATTTCCCCGAGCGTCTCGCGCAAGGCCACGCGCTGGCTCGGAATCTTTTCGACGCTGGGAACCCGCAACATGACCAATCCGCCGAGACCTAATACCAACGCCTGGAGCAGGAGGATCGAAGTCGTTCCAACCCAGTCCGCTGCACCCGCAGCCAGAGTTCCTAGGCTCTGGAAGCCGAATTGCGCCGCCGTCATCCAGGTCACGGCGCGCATCATATCGCTACCCGAAACGCGCGAGAGCAGCGAGTCACGTGCGGGCATCGCAAAGGCATTGACCGTGCCCTGGCATAGGGCGAAGCCGATCAATCCGTACACGGTGAGCGTGCCGCCGGCGACCGCGGCCGCGAGCACGAGCACGGGCAGCACTGCGATCAGGTGAATCCAGACCAGTCCTCGGCGCGGATCGTAACGATCGGCCAGCGCACCTCCGAACAAGAGCAGGACCAGTGATGGCAGCATATTGGCCGTCTGCGCCACTCCGACCCATTCGGCGGGCTGGTCGAGTACGCCCACCAGCAACCAACTAAAAACAGCGGACTGCATACCGAAGGCGGCGAACCAGGACGCCACGCCTCCGACGAACCAGGAAAACCCCGGTTCCATCGTACTCGATGGAGCCCCGGGTGTTACCGTCGGCTCCGCGGGTGCTCGTTCTTGCATGCGACGCGCATCATGGCGCGTTCCCCCGGCGCTGGTCCAGTGCGGCGCGAATCCGCTGATGCTCCGCTTCGTCGAGCGAGAACCGGGTAAAGAGAACGGTTCCGATTCCGTAACAGACCAGTGGGAAGAGCGAGTAGAGTGCGAGGATCCAGAACTTGGCGGTCTCGGTCTGTTCCACATTGGGAACGAAGCCCGAGAAGCTGAGAACGTAGCCCGTGAGCATGAGCGTGATGCCCGTGGCGCCCTTATAGGCAAAGTTCCAGGCGGCGAAGTACGCGCCCTCTTTCCGTTCGCCCGAGCTGTACTCGTCGTAGTCGATGATATCGGCCTGGATCGAAGGACTCATCATCGCCCCGCAACTCGCAGCGGTACCCGCCAGGAAGGCCAGGCTCGTAATCAGGACGACGGAGTTCTCTTGCAAAAAGAACATGCCGCCGAAACACACGCCGGTCATCAACATGGAAACCAACCAGAGGCGCTTCTTGCCAAAGCGTCGCGAGAGAGGCAGCCAGATCGGGACGAAGGCGATACTCGCGACCAGGTACGCGAGGATGAACAGGACGGTCAGATCGGAACGGCCCACGATGTACTCGGCGACATAGGGCGTCAGGATTCCGATCGTCGCGCTGCCCAGGTTTTCGATCGTGAAGACGATCAGCAGCAGACGCGCGTGCGGGTTCTTCAGGATATCGCGGAAGGAGGCGTAGGGATTCGTGCCACCGCGTCCTTGAAACTCGACTCGCTCCCGCGTGCGCAGGAAGGTCCACAAGATCGCGACACCCGTGACCAGCGCGGCCCCGATCGCGAGATTGCTGGAGAGTTCGCGTTCGCCTTCCTCACTGCTGATCAAGAAATACATGGCCGCGAGGGCGAGGAGTGAACCCGCGTTCCAGGTGACGTGGCGGATGCCGAAGATGCGCGTGCGATCGTGATAGCTGTCGGTCAGCTCGGCGGCGAGCGCGGTGTGCGGCACGATGAAGATCGTCATCGCCGTGTAGAAACCGAACACGCCCAGGGCCATGTACATCTCGAGCGCGCTACCCACGATGGTTTCGGGGGGACTCCACACCATGAAAAAGGCCGCGCTCACGGGAAGGGTCGCGGCCAACACCCAGGGGCGGCGCCGCCCCCAGCGCGTATCCGTGCGATCGCTCAGGTAGCCGACCACAGGATCCGAGACCGCGTCCCAGATACGCGAGAGGCCGAAGACGGTTCCCATGAAGGCCGGTCCGATCAAGAGCGCATCGGTCGCGAACTTCATCAGGTACAGACTGACCAGGAAGAACATGAAGCCCGTGCCCACGGTGGGCGCCATCAGGTCGAGGATCACCGATAACGGCAGTCGCTCCTCGCGCGCCGAGGGGGCGGCCGGGGCGTCCATCTCGACGACGGGCTCTTCAGCGATGCTCACCGGAGCCAGCTTACCACGGCGTCAGAACAGCGGTTGACCGTCCAGACCTTCGGGCGGAGTCAGACCGAGGCGCCGAGCAAGGGTCGGCGCAATATCGACGGTTCGCGCCGCTTCGGAGCGGTGCGAAGGCTCGATACCGGTGCCCCAGAAAACGATCGGCACGGCGCGGTCGTACAGATTGGGCGTTCCGTGTGTCGTCCCCACGTCGAACGGAGAAATCAGGCAGGTGGACTCGATCTGGATGAGCAGATCTCCGCTGCGTTCTGGGTCGTAGGAGTGGCGATAGAGTTCGGCGAGCGCGTCGGTCCCGCTGCGAATCTCTTCCTTGTTCCATACGCGGGCGATACCCGGTTGCCTTTCCAGGTAGTCTTCTACCGCGGAAACGATTTCCGCGACCTCGACGCCTTGCGCTTTCGCGACGTCCCGATTGACGGAAATCTGTGTTCCGGCAAATGTGATCCACTCCTTGGGCCAGGTGAGAATCCAGGTAAAACGCCGGTGCAGATCCCAGAGCAATCCGGCTCCCATGGACTTCAGTCCGATCCGTCCACCCTCGACCGAACACTCGCTCTCGCCCGTCTGTTCGAGCCAGTCCGGCAGGGGCAGCACCCCGTGGTCGGCTGTCAGAGCGAGCAGAACTCGTCCCTTGCCCAGTCGGGCTTCCAGGAAACTCAGGAATTCCCCGACCAGTACATCGAGTCGCCGCAGGCCATCGCGCGACTCGTGGCTATACGGTCCGTAGAGATGACCGATCAGGTCGGTGCTCGAAAGGGATACGGCCAGCACATCGGTGCGCGAACCCCCGCCGAGGTTCTCCTGCTCGACCAGCTTGCGCGCAAAGGCCAGCGTCACCTCGTCCAGATAGGGCGAGAAATACAGATTGTCGGCGAACTCCTGCGGATCCGCGTCGTACAGGGGATGCCCGCTGGTGCGCGACTTGTCCTCGGATTCCCCCGCAAAATCGTCGGGACGCTTCGGGTTCTGTGCGAATTCGGGATCGTGGGTCCAGGTGGCGGGAAGCCCGGCCAGAAAGCCGTCGTGCAACGGATCCTCGCCGTTGAACGCCTTCACCCAGGCCGGTAATTCGGCCAGGTAGTAACGACTGGTCGTGAAGCCGACGTCGCCCTTCTTGTTGAGCCAGTAGGCTGCGTCGGGTCGCTGGCCGCCCATGGCGATGGCCGCGCGATCCTTGCCCGAGACGCTGAACACCCGCGTCTTCGCATCCCGGGCCTTCATCCAGTCCCCGAGCGTCGTTGCGCGCAGATTTCGCGGCGAGCGGCCGCCTTCTTCGGCGAGTCCGCCGAGCACGACCCCCGAGGGCTGCGGATCCGCGACGCAGTAGGCAGCGCGGCCACTTTCGGGATCGATGAAGCGATTGCCAGGCGCCCCGACGCGGCCCGGATGCTGGCCCGTGAGCATCGTGGCGTGCCCGGGACAGGTTTCCGTCATGGCGTGGTCGAGTACACCCTGGTCGTACACGCGACCCTCGCGCACGATCCGACCCAAGCCTCTGGGAAGCGTGTCGTCGAGTCGATCACGTCGCAATTGATCGATCACCAGGAGCACGACAAGTCCGGGCGAATCCGCTTCCCCGGCCAGAAGCGGGGTCGCAGAGCTCGTGAACACGAGGAGTGTTGCGGCGATGACGGAGAGTGAATGGGATTTCATGGCCTGTCGTATTACCTCAATTTGCGCGAGCGACGCCAGTAGTGCAGAGAAGCAAGAGCGATGACGAGGGCGAGCGACGCGAGGCCCAGGATCCACTCGGTGCCGAGACCGGGACACGACCACGGGTAGCCGCGGTAGCGCCAGAGCTCGCCGCCGTCATCGCCCGCGATGAAGAGCGTCGCCTCGTCGGAACCGGCCTCGCAGTGGGGAAGGAGTGCGACACCTTCCTGGGCCTTGCCGGGCAGATCGTACTCGCGCACGACGTCTCCGGAAGGCGACATCTCGACCAGCACATCGTGCTCGTCGTAGATGGCCAGCAGCGTCCGGGTTGCAGCGTCGAAATGCAGACCGGATAGATCGGAGTCTCGAGCGCCGGGAATCGTCTCCCGGTGCTTCACATTGTCCCCGTCTTCCAGCGAAAAGACGTAGATCTTGCCGTCGGCCTGGAGTCCCGCGTAAAACAATCCATCTGCGAAGGTCAGCGCCTCGAGACCGCGATCATCCGGCCCCGTCATCCAGGGCGTCAGGTTCCAGGTCCGACCGGTGAATTCGCCGAGTTCGATATCAAATTCCAGCACTGCATCCGGATGCTCCAGTCCCAGGTAGATCAGCGAACTCCGGGGATCGGCAATCGCAACCGCTTCGAGATCGTGGTCCACGTACCAGAAATCGCTGTTTCCCGTGTCCGGGTCGTGGGGAATGATGAAACCATTGTCATCGACGACGAGCAGAAGCTCGAGTCGCGGGTGCCAGACAGCGCCACTCGGCTCCAGCCCGGGAGGCAAGCCATCCCCCTCTCCGGAACGCCCCACTTCCTCGCCCGCATCCGCCGGCCAGGGTTCGGCGCGAAGCTCTCCGGTTGCGAGCGATAGCGCGAGCAGGGCAAGAACGAGTCGATACCC
Encoded proteins:
- a CDS encoding MFS transporter, encoding MQERAPAEPTVTPGAPSSTMEPGFSWFVGGVASWFAAFGMQSAVFSWLLVGVLDQPAEWVGVAQTANMLPSLVLLLFGGALADRYDPRRGLVWIHLIAVLPVLVLAAAVAGGTLTVYGLIGFALCQGTVNAFAMPARDSLLSRVSGSDMMRAVTWMTAAQFGFQSLGTLAAGAADWVGTTSILLLQALVLGLGGLVMLRVPSVEKIPSQRVALRETLGEIAEGLRLVADTPNLRLPLLLVLAVGMLFVGPFIVLIPLIVREVYQGTAQQLAFVLSLFPIGTIAGSLVILMRGGVQRKGLAALRALVIGSLALASIGLGLPFWGMVLASFLWGMCGAFFINCSRTLFQEAAPAAQRGRVLAVYQFGFSGSAPIGALAAGFGSAWLGLLPTLIAFGATMLVVVTCAAIFTDARHMR
- a CDS encoding alkaline phosphatase family protein; amino-acid sequence: MKSHSLSVIAATLLVFTSSATPLLAGEADSPGLVVLLVIDQLRRDRLDDTLPRGLGRIVREGRVYDQGVLDHAMTETCPGHATMLTGQHPGRVGAPGNRFIDPESGRAAYCVADPQPSGVVLGGLAEEGGRSPRNLRATTLGDWMKARDAKTRVFSVSGKDRAAIAMGGQRPDAAYWLNKKGDVGFTTSRYYLAELPAWVKAFNGEDPLHDGFLAGLPATWTHDPEFAQNPKRPDDFAGESEDKSRTSGHPLYDADPQEFADNLYFSPYLDEVTLAFARKLVEQENLGGGSRTDVLAVSLSSTDLIGHLYGPYSHESRDGLRRLDVLVGEFLSFLEARLGKGRVLLALTADHGVLPLPDWLEQTGESECSVEGGRIGLKSMGAGLLWDLHRRFTWILTWPKEWITFAGTQISVNRDVAKAQGVEVAEIVSAVEDYLERQPGIARVWNKEEIRSGTDALAELYRHSYDPERSGDLLIQIESTCLISPFDVGTTHGTPNLYDRAVPIVFWGTGIEPSHRSEAARTVDIAPTLARRLGLTPPEGLDGQPLF
- a CDS encoding MFS transporter, yielding MSIAEEPVVEMDAPAAPSAREERLPLSVILDLMAPTVGTGFMFFLVSLYLMKFATDALLIGPAFMGTVFGLSRIWDAVSDPVVGYLSDRTDTRWGRRRPWVLAATLPVSAAFFMVWSPPETIVGSALEMYMALGVFGFYTAMTIFIVPHTALAAELTDSYHDRTRIFGIRHVTWNAGSLLALAAMYFLISSEEGERELSSNLAIGAALVTGVAILWTFLRTRERVEFQGRGGTNPYASFRDILKNPHARLLLIVFTIENLGSATIGILTPYVAEYIVGRSDLTVLFILAYLVASIAFVPIWLPLSRRFGKKRLWLVSMLMTGVCFGGMFFLQENSVVLITSLAFLAGTAASCGAMMSPSIQADIIDYDEYSSGERKEGAYFAAWNFAYKGATGITLMLTGYVLSFSGFVPNVEQTETAKFWILALYSLFPLVCYGIGTVLFTRFSLDEAEHQRIRAALDQRRGNAP